Genomic DNA from Niallia circulans:
TTCCAATTTGCACAGTCACTGCAAATTGATGGTGTTTATTTGACTTGTTTGCTTGCCTACATAAGTCATCTTGTCGCAGACATGTCCATTTTCCCTTTCAACAAAAGGGGCGTCAAATTATTTCTACCCTTGTCATCAAAGGATTTCTAAACGAAGAGGCTTGGACAAAAGTATGTGAACTATTGTAAAAACCGAACTATAATCGTATATTGAAATGCCCCCTGTCAAGTAGACAGTTGAAATAATAAAAAAGATTTAAACAGCTTGAGCTCTATATTCCATAGGGCTTAAGCCGTTTAATCGTTTTTGATATCTTTCATAATTATAAAAATGAATATACTCCTCTATCGCATGTTCAAGTTCCTCAAATGTATTATATTTATGTATATAATACTTCTCACATTTCAGTGTTCCCCAAAAAGATTCCATCGGTCCATTATCAATACACCGACCAACTCTTGACATACTCTGCGTCATTTTCGCCGCATCTATCCTTTGCTTAAATCCTTTGGAGGTATATTGATACCCACGATCACTATGGATAAGTGGATGTTCCTCCTCTAATAATAGTGCAGTTGCTTGGTCTAGCGTCTTAAATACAAGTCTATTATTATTGGAATGTCCTATAACAAAACTTACAATGGAGCCATCATAAAGGTCACGAATCGCACTTAAATAAGCCTTCCTTGATTGGCCATACTTAAATTCCGTTACATCTGTAACCCATTTTTCATTTGGTTTTTCCGCAGTAAATTCTCGATTTAGTCTATTTTCCGCCACCTGTTTAGGAGTAAAGTGTTTATAACGTTTTTTCTTGGTGCGGATAATCGAGCGTAAGCCCGCCACTTTCATTAGTCGATAGATTCTTTTATGATTAAGTTTCTCTTTAAACTGTCTATTCATGTGAAGCGTCATTTGACGATAACCGAAGGTGCTATCCACTTTTTCATGAAGAATCTTCATTTCTTTTATGATTTTTTCATTCAGTAAATCCTGGGAAGTAGGGAGACGATTCAGCCATTTATAATAGGCGGATCGTGCTATTTTGACTATTTCACAAAGTAAAGAAATACTTATGTTTTCTTCCCTGTGAAGCTCCTGGATAGCGATATATTTATCCTCGAATCGGATAGGCTTTATTTTCTCCTCCTTTCTATCTCCTCCAACTTTTTTAAATACAAATTCTCCGCACGTAACCGTTCATTTTCTTTTTCTAGCTTTTTCATTTGAAGCTTGAATTTTTCTTCTGGAGTTAGCTTTGATTCCTCTTTCCTTTTACCACGTCTATCTTTCAACGCTTCTTCTCCGCCATCTTCATACTTCTTTACCCAGTGATAAACTTGTTGATAAGAAACTTGATACGTATCCGCTGCTTCTTGATAATTTTTTCCGTTCCCCAAGCAATCAAGTACAATATGTAATCGTTCTTCCCAAGTTAGTTTGCTTTCATTAGTCATAGAGCCCGTCCTTTCTTGTGACGCATCTTTTAATTCACTATGACTATTATACTTCCTAATCCAACTTCTGAGGACAGAGGGATGGGATATTTCATACATTCTAGAAACCTCACGAATCGAAGAACCACCGGACAAATACTCTTTTATGGCGGATAACTTTAGTTCTTCCGAATATTTTCTCCATGCGGAAGACTCCTTTAATCCTTCTAAGCCAAAGGTATCAAACTTATATTTCCATTCCAAAACGGTGGCATGATGTACTTTATAAATGGATGCCACTTTAAGTGAAGAAAGTGATTCATCAAACGCCTTCACTATTTCATATTTTTCTTCTGCAGAGTAAAACTTTCGAGACATAAAAAATACTCCCCTATAGTATCCAGATTTTATTTTTTAACCTGTCTACCTATAGGGGAGCTTATCATATCGATTTAATGGTTCGGTTTTTTAGTTTTAATACAATAATTAGAAATCTTAGTGAAATGGAGTGGAGGCACTCGACTCCTGCGGGAAATAGAGGAAAGGATGAGACCCCGCAGGCGAAGACTAGGAGGTTCCATAACCTCCCCGCGGAAAGCGCGAGGACGAGCGTGCAATGAAACGAACTAATTTTAACTCCAAATTCAATTTAGTCACAAGCTTCATTTTTCATTTTTCAAATATTGATGTAATTTTATTATTCGTGTTTAGAAAGGTTATCTTTTGTTTTGTCCCAGCCTCCCAATATAAAGAAAGCGCTTTTATGCAAATTGTTCAAAACAAGCTGTTATTTTTCATGCAAACCGCCGATGTGAAAACGTTATCAATCATGTTACATTATATATATCAAATTGCAGGGGGTATGGAACGATGGCAGAATTAGTATTGAAGAATATCTATAAAATTTATGATGAAAAGGTAGAAGCTGTACGCGACTTTAATTTACATATTGAAGATAAGGAATTTATCGTGTTTGTCGGGCCTTCAGGCTGTGGTAAATCTACGACACTTCGAATGATTGCAGGATTGGAGGATATTTCTAAAGGCGATTTCTTTATTGATGAACAGCGTGTCAATGACGTTGCTCCAAAGGACCGCGATATTGCAATGGTATTCCAAAACTATGCTTTATATCCACATATGACAGTTTACGATAATATGGCATTTGGATTAAAGCTGCGCAAATTCCCAAAAGCTGAAATTGATGAAAGAGTAAAAAACGCAGCGAGAATTCTTGGCTTAGAAGAGTATTTAAAGAGAAAACCAAAAGCTTTATCAGGTGGTCAGCGTCAAAGGGTTGCACTTGGCCGTGCGATTGTCCGTGACGCAAAAGTCTTCCTTATGGATGAGCCGCTTTCCAACCTTGATGCTAAGCTTCGTGTGCAGATGCGTGCGGAAATTTCAAAGCTTCACCAAAGACTGCAAACAACTACAATTTATGTAACACATGACCAAACTGAAGCAATGACAATGGCTTCAAGACTTGTTGTTATGAAGGATGGCATTATCCAGCAGGTCGGTGCTCCAAAAGAAGTATATGAAAAGCCTGAAAATGTTTTTGTAGGCGGATTTATCGGATCACCTGCAATGAACTTCTTTACAGGAAAAATCACTGACAATAAATTAGTAATTGGTGATGCTTCTTTCGTTATCCCTGAAGGAAAATTAAAAATTCTTCGCGAGCAAAACTACATCGGGAAAGAAGTTATTTTCGGAATAAGACCAGAGGATATCCATGATGAGCTTGTATTCCTAAGCAGCTCTGAAAATACGAGCTTTGATGCAAGAGTTGACGTATTTGAATTGACTGGTGCAGAAAGCTTAGTCTACTCAACACTTGCTGGTAAAGAGTTTGTTGCACGCCTTGATTCAAGAGCTAATTTGGCAGCAGGAGCAACTGTGCAATTAGGCTTTGATATGAATAAAAGCCATTTCTTCGACAAAGATTCAGAAAGCCGTATCCGCTAATATACTGAAAAGGAAGGGTTAATCCCTTCCTTTTTTCTATTCCTGAATAAACACTAAGTCCTCCATCCCGCATGACTCACATAATACAAGATGCGGACATAAATGCTTTTCCAAATCTGGATAGCCGTTCTCTAGCTTCATTTGATCAATTGGCATATATGCGCTGTAGTCATCATAATAATCCATGATTCTTCCCTTATCCTCTACCTGCTGTCCGCAATCGGCACAGACTTTATTAAGTTGTTCCAAGCCATTGCATAAAGGGCAAATATTCATTTCCACACCTCATTAATAAAAAAGTTTCCGTTTATTTTCTGTTTGATAAGAAAAAACTATTCGAGATCAATAATTCTCCACACAGTTAATTGGAATATATTTCATTAAAAAATAAATGCATAGAAAAGCTCCTGGTAACCATAATAAGAGTACAAGCAGCACATCAATGGACCATATCAAGCGATAGTAAGATTCTCTTACTTGCTGGTGCAAATCCAGCTGGTCCAACCAAAAAACTAATTATACAAGGAGCTGGAAACAAAATGGCAAACAACAATTCATCTAACAACCTTTTAGTACCAGGAGTATCTGAAGCTCTAGACCAAATGAAATACGAAATCGCATCAGAGTTCGGTGTTAACTTAGGTGCAGAAACAACTGCTCGCGCTAACGGATCTGTTGGTGGAGAAATCACAAAACGCTTAGTACAAATGGCTGAACGTCAACTTGGCGGTTCTCAATTCTAATTTGCAAAACTTAATATAAAATGGCAAGAAGCCCCCATGTAAATGGGGGCTTCAGCGATTTTTTAACCTGCCTTCGAACCTTGTTGAAGCTGGTACATTTGATAATACCTTCCTTTAAGCTCCATCAATTCTTCATGATTTCCTTTTTCTACTATTTGACCGTGATCAAGAACAATTATTTGATCAGCATTACGGATTGTTGAAAGACGATGGGCAATAATAAACGTCGTTCTGCCCTTTTTGAGAACCTCCATTGCCTGCTGGATAATCTGCTCTGTTTCCGTATCAATACTGCTTGTTGCTTCATCCAAGATGAGGATAGCAGGATCAAAGGCAAGTGCGCGTGCAAAGGAAATGAGCTGGCGCTGGCCACTCGACAACGTGCTTCCCTTTTCAATAACAGGTTCATCATAGCCTTTCTCAAGGTTTTTGAGAACTCGATCTGCCCCAACATCCTTTAATGCTTTTTCGACTATCTCTCTTGTAATGGCAGGATTGTTAAGGGTTACATTTGAGGCAATCGTTCCTTTAAAGAGAAACGGGTCTTGCAAAACAATACCCATATGCTTCCTTAAATCCTGTCTCGACATTTCGGAAATATCCATACCATCAATCGTTATTTTACCTGACTGGATATCATAAAAACGGAACAATAAATTCATGATAGAACTCTTCCCTGAACCGGTGTGCCCAACAAGTGCGACCGTATCTCCATGCTGCGCCTCAAATGAAATGTCTTTTAAGACATATTCATCCTCCTTATAAGCAAAGTTAACGTGTTCAAATGCAACATTGCCTTTATATCTCGTTATGCTTGGGCTTGCTACGTCAATACCGTCCTCACGAAGCAATTCAAATACTCTGTCACCTGCAACTAGTGCCTGCTCTAAATTTGCCAATTGATTGACAATTCCCTGCACTGGCTGAAACAAGCGGTTAATATAATCCACAAACGCGTAAAGAACACCTAATGAAATGGCAGAGGATACACTTAATGTCTGCCCTGCAACAAACCAGATAAATGCTACAAAAATAAGGTTTCTGAGTACAGCGACTAAATTATGTGAAGTCAAGCTGTTCAAATTAAGCATTTTGTTCTGGTACTTAAAATGCTCTTCATTTAGGGTCTCAAATTCACTAGAGGTTTGTTTTT
This window encodes:
- a CDS encoding IS3 family transposase (programmed frameshift) → MSRKFYSAEEKYEIVKAFDESLSSLKVASIYKVHHATVLEWKYKFDTFGLEGLKESSAWRKYSEELKLSAIKEYLSGGSSIREVSRMYEISHPSVLRSWIRKYNSHSELKDASQERTGSMTNESKLTWEERLHIVLDCLGNGKNYQEAADTYQVSYQQVYHWVKKYEDGGEEALKDRRGKRKEESKLTPEEKFKLQMKKLEKENERLRAENLYLKKLGGDRKEEKIKPIRFEDKYIAIQELHREENISISLLCEIVKIARSAYYKWLNRLPTSQDLLNEKIIKEMKILHEKVDSTFGYRQMTLHMNRQFKEKLNHKRIYRLMKVAGLRSIIRTKKKRYKHFTPKQVAENRLNREFTAEKPNEKWVTDVTEFKYGQSRKAYLSAIRDLYDGSIVSFVIGHSNNNRLVFKTLDQATALLLEEEHPLIHSDRGYQYTSKGFKQRIDAAKMTQSMSRVGRCIDNGPMESFWGTLKCEKYYIHKYNTFEELEHAIEEYIHFYNYERYQKRLNGLSPMEYRAQAV
- a CDS encoding ABC transporter ATP-binding protein; the encoded protein is MAELVLKNIYKIYDEKVEAVRDFNLHIEDKEFIVFVGPSGCGKSTTLRMIAGLEDISKGDFFIDEQRVNDVAPKDRDIAMVFQNYALYPHMTVYDNMAFGLKLRKFPKAEIDERVKNAARILGLEEYLKRKPKALSGGQRQRVALGRAIVRDAKVFLMDEPLSNLDAKLRVQMRAEISKLHQRLQTTTIYVTHDQTEAMTMASRLVVMKDGIIQQVGAPKEVYEKPENVFVGGFIGSPAMNFFTGKITDNKLVIGDASFVIPEGKLKILREQNYIGKEVIFGIRPEDIHDELVFLSSSENTSFDARVDVFELTGAESLVYSTLAGKEFVARLDSRANLAAGATVQLGFDMNKSHFFDKDSESRIR
- a CDS encoding alpha/beta-type small acid-soluble spore protein, translated to MANNNSSNNLLVPGVSEALDQMKYEIASEFGVNLGAETTARANGSVGGEITKRLVQMAERQLGGSQF
- a CDS encoding ABC transporter ATP-binding protein, encoding MSTGRRLLQYALQFKKIIIFALIMLTIAVVADLAGPFIAKKIIDDHIMGIENKWYETTSSTGAVEYDGNLYTKVKPTGENDTADARIFQVGRNFLFVQEDIRFDGERSYKDGVLTISSGSDIAKYEAERLSMEDVFAFFKLEVPSIIKLLAFYFGLVIIASIFQYGQHLYLQKSANRIIQKMREDVFAQIQRMPIKYFDNLPAGKVVARVTNDTEAIRELYVTVLSNFFSSGIYIIGIYVALFILNAKLAAICLVLLPILYLWMIGYRRFAAKYNHVIRARISDINGMVNESIQGMNIIQAFGKEKQTSSEFETLNEEHFKYQNKMLNLNSLTSHNLVAVLRNLIFVAFIWFVAGQTLSVSSAISLGVLYAFVDYINRLFQPVQGIVNQLANLEQALVAGDRVFELLREDGIDVASPSITRYKGNVAFEHVNFAYKEDEYVLKDISFEAQHGDTVALVGHTGSGKSSIMNLLFRFYDIQSGKITIDGMDISEMSRQDLRKHMGIVLQDPFLFKGTIASNVTLNNPAITREIVEKALKDVGADRVLKNLEKGYDEPVIEKGSTLSSGQRQLISFARALAFDPAILILDEATSSIDTETEQIIQQAMEVLKKGRTTFIIAHRLSTIRNADQIIVLDHGQIVEKGNHEELMELKGRYYQMYQLQQGSKAG